In Ferrovum sp. PN-J185, a single genomic region encodes these proteins:
- a CDS encoding IS3 family transposase, producing the protein RIVDLAHERRRFGYRRIHALLRREGVEANHKKVFRLYQEAGLAVKRRRKRHGVMVQKQSLSLPSSPNEVWSMDFVSDALASGRRVKALTIVDDFTKESIDIALEHGISGQQVTRILDQAIYFRGAPKAIRTDQGPEFTGKALDQWAYRHGVELRLIQPGKPTQNAYIESFNGKFRDECLNEHWFMSLKEARVLINAWRKDYNEHRPHSALNYQTPAEFAAAFRSKQTGSVLQEKKDV; encoded by the coding sequence CGTATTGTTGATCTTGCCCATGAGAGACGTCGATTTGGTTATAGACGTATTCATGCTTTATTAAGACGAGAAGGAGTAGAAGCCAACCATAAAAAGGTATTCCGTCTTTATCAGGAAGCGGGGTTGGCTGTTAAACGTAGACGTAAGAGACATGGCGTGATGGTACAAAAGCAGAGCTTATCCTTACCCAGTAGCCCTAATGAGGTATGGTCCATGGATTTTGTATCAGATGCCCTAGCCAGCGGAAGAAGGGTTAAAGCATTGACCATTGTGGATGATTTTACTAAAGAGTCTATTGATATTGCTCTTGAACACGGTATATCGGGACAACAGGTGACCCGTATACTGGATCAAGCTATTTACTTTAGAGGTGCTCCTAAAGCCATTCGAACGGATCAAGGGCCGGAATTCACAGGTAAAGCACTAGATCAATGGGCTTATAGGCATGGGGTAGAGTTACGTTTAATACAACCTGGGAAACCTACCCAAAATGCCTATATAGAAAGTTTTAACGGTAAATTCAGGGATGAATGCTTGAATGAGCATTGGTTCATGAGTTTAAAAGAAGCGAGAGTACTTATTAATGCTTGGCGAAAAGATTACAACGAGCATAGACCACATAGTGCTCTGAACTATCAAACGCCAGCAGAGTTTGCGGCAGCATTTAGGTCAAAGCAAACAGGGTCAGTATTACAGGAAAAGAAGGATGTTTAA